A window of Nicotiana sylvestris chromosome 8, ASM39365v2, whole genome shotgun sequence genomic DNA:
ggggaagaacctttctttggaaaatcgcctaagagagcttagggtttgagagagtttgaaaaacgAATAAAATCCTGTCTAAGTTAGAATTTACCCAGGCGcagttatcgcatttgcgatgatagGTTCGCAAACGTggcccaggcttcgcaaatgcgaaggtaggccTGCCTTGctctctttgcaaatgcgaacattgTTCACAATTGCGGCTACTATGTGTCGCGCCCCATTTTTACATCGCAGAGTcagagtttcgacattcattgcgaacaactcgtttccttttgggtatttcaagagtcgccacctaacgaattaaagtgcgttaggtcacctagagcaattaactaatgtaaccagtttgcattaccagagattagagtaagggctcgaaataaccttgaggggaaggtgttaggcacccctcgcggtccacaacggtgggtcccggccaaatttaGTAATgtaaattagtcatttaacaggtaagcagtctaagcacatatttgcaaataagggAAGTTTATGCAGTCTAAGCACATATATATAATCAAGGAAGTTTGGACAGTCTAAGCAGACATACGTAAATTAaggaagggaagtcctaagttggttagcctataggatcacatctgcACAATACCTGGTAAGCCTTCCTCAAATAGAGGGGTTACACATGGCATtggcgcacaggtcatcatatcattttcctacccattaccctccccgtattggttatataagcgagtttaattaacaAACTCTAAACCTGCTTTACCCGTCCTTTCCTTGTGGTCCctgaggtgtttaggacctctatacttaggtagttctagacactcctaaggtatttaaaaggtaaaatctaagcGGCAATAAAGAACATATAGAACTATCAAATAGAGAAGCAATTAAGGGGCTCATGTTTATCTCCACAACAAACAAATAAGTAGCATGTCTCAAACAGCTGATTTCAAAGAATTTCAGAAGACCCTAGAACGTGATATCTAGATGAGTGTCACAGAATATGCAGCATTGTTTTAAAAGCGAGGTGATATAACCTAATCAATTGCCTACTAATTTAGAAACCTGTTAGACATGGGCAGTTTCACACATAGCAGAACATAATATCACAGTTTCAGAccattaattacctaaggctttcctAGGCATGGGCTATGTGCGATCATAATTCTAAGAACTAATTAAAACAACTTAAGGTTATTcagccctataggcatgatgaTCTAGGTGATTAATGTTACAAAACTGATTTCATGCATGTTTatactagaacatgatatctatgtgttggaCTGGTTGAAAACTTTTTTATAGACAGTTATTTATTTAAGCAACGTAGATACGATTTAGAACAAATACAAACAGATTCCTAAGGCAAGATTTCTAATGCACAGAGAGAGATGATCATTTTATTAAGCATAATTATAGTAATGAATTAATGACGGGATTTCCAGGTGGTAGCAACTTATGCAGAATCAGAAAAGAAATGATTAACTTATAACATATTTTCTAATGTGCAAAAGTAATAAACGTGAGCATcctaaggcaggatttctaatgcaaatAACATAGACCTATGACATGCTTCTAATGGAAGTAATATATCATATagacctaaagcatgatttctatcataaTATAAACCCAAAGCagggaaaatatatatatatatatatatgaacctaagagcatgatttctactgcaGATCAACCTATATAAACCTAAAAGCATGCGTTTTACCCACTTTCTCCACAAAAATCATATAGGAACCCTCCCCTttttactaatcaccccaatatctatttacaaagaatattattacagaccatgatCAAATGAATTGCATAAATAAACGAAGCTATACTATAGGGGGCCTGAATTAAGCCCAAAGTAAACCTAAGAATGCCAGGCCTTCAACATAATCTCATATGCAAAAGATATCACAGCCAATAGTGTGTcttagtgtgtcagagttccctaaggacctcaaggatccaaggcagtgctcacaccaagacctttctcaaatagAGATTCGTTATGTGCAGTGTAGAAAGGTCAGCCCTAGTGTGCCAAAGTTTAgagggatctcaaggatccctaagcagtacacaCACCAGAGGGCAGAACCTAATAGTCTAAGAgtgaagtgagagtgcttgacaaaGTTGGAACAATATTTGGAAAACAGTATAGGAGTAGAACATTTAGTAGCAAAAAAGAATTTCATGAGtggaaataatttttgaaaaaaaaatattaagagtgaaaatatttttttaatgcaATTCTGAGAAACAAAAAGATTCAACAAACAACAGAACAGTAACAAAACTTAAAGTGCCCAGATTTAAATTCATTTATTACTTAATTCTAGGGGAACACAAGCAACTTTACGAATAGGGATCAGGAGTTGGGTACACAGGATTCAGAAACACAAAACAAGAGAGAGCATATTGAGTAACAAGGATAGACAAGGGTTAATTGTCATTTAACAACCAAATTCATAGCATTACAACATAGACTGTTGATTCAGAGTCTTAACAGGGAAATCATGCTTGATGCTAAAGTGGTAATAGACAGTAAAGCATAGAGACTAAGTGTAGAAATTGTCATGCTAAGGGCAGGGATTTTAACCACATGATATAATTGAAGTTAGTGAACAGAAGAGATAAGGGTCTTAAACATAAAAGTAGACACATTGGTTTAAAGCAATAAACAGATTGGAAACTTAAACAGGAATAGCATGCTCATTAAAGCGATTGACATGGAATAATGAACTTAAACATGTTGATCAAGGCAGTAGACAGGAAAGAATGTAGCATTAAGTACATAAGTAATTAAACTAGTGCAGAAGAGACATGGATTTAACAGACATGGAGCAACAGATAATCATATAGGTTTGAACTTCATAATGACATTAGATATGGAAACGTACCAATTAaggaagcaaaagaagaaggtaAAGTAGGTAGGATtcaatagtctagccttggcttccaGCTGGCTAGACAAACAATGGGCACAACTAgcagagagagagatgagagaaagtttgtgtgtgtgtatattcTGAACCATTGTTCATGTTTTTAGATGTAAAAATAAGAGAGTTTATCTAGTATTTTGAGAGTAGAGTAattaaggtaaaagaatcaaCTTCAGTCAATTAAGGAAGTCACAGAATCCAATAACATAAGGGTTCAGAATAAACCTCCTTTAATTGAAGGCAATTAGCCAAACAGTAATAATAGGgagtctaattaaggaaagaagttcaaatcaaaccaaataaaGGAGTTCAGAATAAAATTATCAGAGGTCTAATTAAGGGATGAATCATGTAAAGGAATCAGTAAATATACAGGTAATCAAATGAGGCAAGAATGACTAATTAAGGTCATATACAGTGAAAAAGGCAAGACTTAGGCATCCAAATCTCTAACAGAGCAAATCAATCATCCAAATTTCAAAGTAACAATGATTTATGGAAAGAATATATTAACtcatataaatagaaaataaaCTAAGTAAAGACGTCACAAAAATATAGAAATTAGCCAGAAAGACAGATTCGAACCCTAATAGGGCTCAATTAGGGTAAAATTACATAATACTGGATTTGACAAAGGAAAATCGTGTAAGTCAAAAAAAATATAGGATGAGCTAATATGATTGGTAACACTGAAAGGCTCAAAATCGAAGCAAAAATTAGAAGATATGAGTTTCACATAAAATCGAGTAGGGTTTAAGCATCTTTTGCACAAGTCAGTCAAGAAATTAAAAGAGGATTGATTAAACATTAGAAGTCAGAAAACCTTTGAAAAACAACTCGTAATGAACCCTAGCTTTAGGGAAAGTAAGAATCGTCAATTAAAACCAAAAACTTTCAGAGAAAAATATGTAATAGTGCTCGATTCATCTCGGATCTATATAGATCTGGAAATGATCGAAGGCAATAGAATAGGATTTTTAGAAAACATAACAGAGATGAGAGCATAGGTTTAGAAACCATAGATTCGTAACAAAACAAAGAGAAATCTCTTACTCATGGTCGAACAATGGCTAGAGACAGGCTAACAAGCAAATTTTCAAACCAGAATCAACTAAGTTTtttgagatcttctcaaggaaCCAAGAAATCAAGGAACCATAGCGTGTAGGAGACCAGGTCTGGTCGGAGAAGACATAGAAGCACCATAGGAGGGGTTCACGCCAGTGACGGCGTTTTAGGGTTAGGGTTGGGTCTCAGAGAGATGGAGAGGATTAGGAATTCTAGGGCGGCTGTTTGGTAAGAATGAAAGGGTTTAGGGGGTTGTTTGGGATTAATTTTGGTAAGAAAggttgtggaccgttgatctaaaagatcaacggccatgatcaaATGGGGCATTGGGTCGGGTTGGTGTAGATTGGGCTTAGGGGGTGAGTTGGATCGGTATATTAAGGGGTTTGGGTTGATATAGTTGGGTTATAAGGGCTGGTTTAAAAAGGTTAGATCTGAAAATAAAAAGGGCTATTTACTAAATACCCAAGTAAttgaataaaaaatattttataaaataattaacaataagaaaaaataatttttatgcatggaagtgttttaaaataattactcaacattttaaaaatacaatgagCCATTTTATGGCAAAATAACACAATAatgtatgcatgggctataattgcaaaattattgcaattGTAACTAAAAAGTGTAAATCtagccatttgtgaaataatttggACTTAACATGACTATAAATGGCAATATTAAATCATGAAATGCTATAAAGTCTCTTGTGATgaaattttgtaattatttatataaataaaatactaggataaattaattttaaaaatatagaaattatggaaaaatatcgattgatgctaatgcatagttttgaaggtatatatgcactttaaaagtattatagggaaaaattagcTATCAACAGCTGTCCttctttacccaggaaggatgaaagagttttcgggtgaAGAAATGATGGCCGATTTTGGTCAAATGGGCATTTTTGGAAAGTATAGGCCGGAccctggtctttgagctgcctacatatccctggttttacaggaatcaggccacgtataGTTCTGGATCCACCGATGAATGAAGccgatggagttgttataggaatggtaaCCAATTTCGGCAAAGGTTCATTTGTGAAGGGTAATGTCGGATGGAGTTATGATTATGGGTTTGGAGTGTATCGGATGTATTATAGGGCAGATAGCTGGATATCACGAGGTAGGATGGGTAGCTGATGAGAGTCGATTATGAATGGCGAAGTGAAAATGGTATGAGTGGAAaccggagcgaaggttgctcctgtttgaaaAACGGTTACCTCCGGGACCACCTACAAACTCAAAATACGATGCATGCAAGTACGTAGGTTACTGCagaaatttaaacgtgatgcaaattccctttggaccatgaaaggttGCCTTTTGGACGGTGCAAATGATGTctttagactatgatgtcctgggccatgaattgagagataggagattcgcaggccatgagaTGATGTTCTTTGGCCATGAGGATGGTGCATCCGAACCATGAcgtctttgaataatgatatgtaaattttgagagatcctcaggccatggcatggtgtcttccggctatgaggatgatgcctccaaacaatgatgtctttggacaagttggcaatatttcagcccatgagaggtaataatatgatgctaaagtcaacaagacaaggcttatatcctatttggccaagcttctttttggccaaaagtgctttttttggccaaaagcacttttggccgaaaattgaggtgtttggccaagcttttggaaagaaaaaaaagtgcttttgaggagaatcagaagcagttttggagaagcataaaaaagtagcttctctctaAAAGCACTTTTTGAGaaacatttttgagaaaaatacacttagaagcggTTTTTTTAAAGCTTGAACagacactaattgctgctcagaagtgattttcaaattaattagccaaacacaaactgcttctcaccaaaagtacttttgagaaaagcacttttgaaaaatagcacttctcaaaataagctaatttttgcagcttggctAAACGGGCTACTAGTTTTGTGAGGTTGAGGGAAGAGCTTAGCCCGAACgaggagcaaatagatagtgccGGAATAGAGCGACATTTATGCAAGGaaggacaatgcttagtcccatgaaaaggcagttcttagccttatgcaaaattggagacagagcttagtctcatgcaagatacgggatagggcttagtcccatgtagatggaaggtagagcttagccttatgcagatatagaggtagggcttagcctcatgcaagattggagacagggcttagtctcatgcaggatgcAGGACAGGTCTTAGTCCCATACAGATATAGAGGTAGGGCATTGCCTCATGCAAGATtagagacagggcttagtctcatgcaaggttcgggacagggcttagtcccatgcaaagttTGGGACAGGGCTTaatcccatgcaaatggaaggcagagcttagccttatgcaattatggaggcaggtcttagcctcatgcaaggttcgggatAGGTCTTAGtaccatgcaaatggaaggcagagcttagccttatgcaaatatggaggcaggcttagcctcatgcaagattggagacaggtcttagtctcatgcaggacaaggcttagtcccatgcagatatggaggcaggtcttagcctcatgcaaggtttgggacaaggcttagtcccatgcaaatggaaggcaaagcttagccttatgcaaatatggaggtagggcttagcctcatgcaaggttcagGACAGGGCTTAGTTCCATGCAAAGttcgagacagggcttagtcccatgcaaatggaaggcagagcttagccttatgcaaatatggaggcagggcttagcctcatgaaaagttcgggacaaggcttagtccaatgcaaatggaaggcagagcttagccttatgcaaatatggaggcagggcttagcctcatgcaaggtgcgggacagggcttagtcccatgcaaagaatgagtagcaaataagagtagaatatttcatagctggagatatattcggtgtccgGTGTCccgattgatagtgattttgctgcATGTATATATTTGCGAATGCTACTGTTACATTAGATGTGACTacgctcaaagaaaaattgtaggttttgtaaggggaggttggttcgtgccttcgtcTGCTGGCTCTGCTCCTCCGTTTtggaggccttgtttgagtttccctAGGTAACACCTGGCTGTTACAGAAATGGAGTTTTTGAAAATGTGCAATTATTggtaaaaatagagttattttagaaaacatagtgaaatatcacgtaattttagatgaactagtgattgtAACACGTTTCAGAGACATGGTAGCTTTCttgtgttagaattttgaggatcctcctcaaattttgccccagtttggtaagtGATCCTTCGTCCATTTACGAGTGACGAAACTTGTTGAACctttttcggaattttgagaatctttctcaaaattctgccccagtttcttaacccaTTTCTGACTTTCTAGCATGCGATGGCGTCTACTGAACTtgttccggaattttgagggtcctcctcaaaattctgccccagtttctggttctaggaaaaatgaaaattttattgtgatatgaccgaacccacatggctgcctacgtatcccctcttaaacgggaatcaggtcaagcgtagtttaaTTACATCAGAaggaatgtaaacaatctaaacatagtatctcttgactgcatctaaattgattggttttggctagacttctccgtccatttttgcaagtatgagtgctcctcctattagcaccctatgaaccatgtagggaccttgccagttgggagagaatttccctttggctttatcttgatgtgggaagatcttcttcagcaccagctgccctggtgtaaactgtcttggtttgacacttttgttgaaagctctagacattctgttctgataaagctgattGTGACATactacattcattctttttccatctataagggacAATTGCTCATAACGtttccttatccattctgcatcacagAGTTTGAcctcctgtatgatccttaaagaaggaatctctaacTCGGCTAGGATgatagcttcggtaccataaaccagtaagtAATGAGTTGCCCcaattgatgtgcggactgtagtgtGGTATCCTAACAGGGCAAAGGGTACCTTCTTGTGCCATTGCTTGTAGTTTTCTACCATCTTCTGTAGTATCTTATTGATGTtattgttggcggcttctacggctccattcatttgtGGTCTATATCTTATggagttcttgtgcttgatttttaaagtttcacacatgcatttcatcagatcactattgagattagcagcattatcagtgataatggagTCGGGAACtctgaatcggcaaacaatacgatccttgacaaagtctgcgacAACTTTCctggttacaactttgtaggatacggcctctacccattttatgaagtagtcaatggccactagaataaacttgtgcccgtttaaagtagtgggctcaatcggaccgatgacatccattccccaggcggcaaatgtccaaggtgagcttgttgcattgagctcatttggcggcacttttatcatatcggcatgcacttaacattggtagcattttcggacatactggacgcaatttgtctccatagtcatccaaaaataaccggccctaagtatcttcttggccaaggCAAAACCATTCATAAGCGGGTCGTAGGTCCcaacatgtatctcctcaagtagcttagaagcctcttttgcgtcgacactccttagcaatcccaaatcaagagttcttctgtacatgtttcctccactgtggaagaagtgattggacaatctccgaagtgggCGCTTCTAAGTATGGTttgcatgctctgggtattctcatTTCGCCAattattccttgatgtcatggaaccaaggtttttcaTCCGTCTCCtcctcaacgtgggcacaataTGTCGATTGATTATGAATCctcactgggatgggatcaatgaaattcttgtctagatattgtatcatggatgacaaagtggtcAGTGCATTGGCAAACTCGTTctgaattctgggaacatgccgaaactctatcttcgtgaacctctttcttaattcctacacatggtgcagatatggcaatatcttggaattcttggtagcccattctccttgtacctggtgcacaagcaaatctgaatcaccgattaccagcagctcTTGAATATTCATGTATATTGCCATGTTGAGACCtaatatgcaggcttcatactcttccatgttgttggtgtagggaaatctgagtttagcggACGTTGGATAATGTTGGCCAGTTTTCGATACCAAGAcggctccaatgcccactcctttgaattttgtagctccatcaaagaacatcctccaaccgtcgtatgcttcaataatgtcctctcctacgaatgacacttcttcatcaggaaaatacatttctaagggttcgtattctcctcccacaggattttcagcaagatggtctgccaatgcttgtcctttgactgacTTCTGAGTTatatagacgatgtcgaactcacttactAGTATCTTCCACTTGGCTAATTTTCCTGccggcatgggcttctaaaatatgtacttcagagggtccatcctggatataaggggtgtggtataggcacagaagtaatgcctcagtttctgggttgtccaggttaaagcacagcaagtgcattctAACAGAGAGTATCGTGTttcgtaaggtgtgaatttcttactcatatagtatatggcttgctcctttctccatgtctcatcatgttgtcccagaacacaactgAAGGCTCTATCTAGTACTGCAAGGTAGAGTGgcaagggtctacctggctctggcgggaccaagaccggtggtgtggacaggtactccttgattttgtcgaaagctttctgacaatcttcggtccaacttgtttcggcatttttcctcaatatcttgaagatgggttcacatataactgtggattgtgctatgaatcgactgatatagttgagatgtccttggaagctcatcacgtcctttttgctcctaggtggcggtaactcctgaatagccttaactttgggcggatccagctcgatccctcggcgactgacaatgaatcccaataattttcctgcgggaagcccgaatgcacattttgcggggttcaattttaagttgtacctccttaacctgtcaaagaactttcttaagTCTTCTATGTGATCTgcagccctcttggatttgataatgacatcgtccacatacacctctatttctttgtgtatcataccatggaatatggttgtcatggctctcatgtaagtagctccggcattctttagaccaaatggcatcatcttgtagcagtataccccttatggtgtaataaaagttgttttctctgCTTCTTCtacatccatccaaatctggtgataacccgcgaagcaatctacaaagaattggagctcatgcttggagcaattgtcgatcaggatgtgtatatttgacAGTGGGAAGTCACCCtggggacttgctctgtttaagtctTGATAGTGGACACATACTTTaactttcccatcttttttcagaactggtacaatgttggctaaccaggttgggtattcAACTACCCTGaagactttggctttgatcttcttagtaacttcctccttgattttcaggctcatatgtggtttgaattttctgagtttgtGCTTCACTGGCAGACACATTGGATAGGTGGGCAACTTGTGAgacactatggatgtgctcagaccggtcacgtcatcatatgaccatgcaaatatatcctcatattcctttaagaAGCGGACGTACTCCTCCTTCTCtgtcggtgataagtgaatgcttgtGCGAGTATCTTTGACGGTTTCGGCGtatcccaaatttactgcttcgatttcgtccaggttggacgtaggcttatt
This region includes:
- the LOC138875837 gene encoding uncharacterized protein, whose translation is MGPTWFDVEFQVLDITISYNLLLGRPWIHTVGAVASTLHQAVKFEWNHQEVIIHGDGSNPIYTSQTIPVIGNRRRLGEETYHHIKHVNAIEKDKWWSNKIESILAWSGYEPDKGLRKNLQGITKPIQLKKEEYVRFLKEYEDIFAWSYDDVTGLSTSIVSHKLPTYPMCLPVKHKLRKFKPHMSLKIKEEVTKKIKAKVFRVVEYPTWLANIVPVLKKDGKVKVCVHYQDLNRASPQGDFPLSNIHILIDNCSKHELQFFVDCFAGYHQIWMDVEEAEKTTFITP